A window from Actinomycetota bacterium encodes these proteins:
- the accD gene encoding acetyl-CoA carboxylase, carboxyltransferase subunit beta, protein MGTITCRQCNSRMDQKEFVNNFKVCLKCGHHSPLTALERIDLTVDEDSFRELASNINSLDFLKFQDIKPYSDRLVEARSKSGMDEAIMVGTARLDNRPIALGVMDFAYMGGSMGSVVGEKIKLLSDHAIKDRLPLIIITASGGARMQEGIMSLMQMAKTVSCIRRLGEERLPFFSVITHPTTGGVSASFASIADIIIAEPGALFCFAGPRVVQQTIKKDLPPDFGTAERDLSHGLIDIIVERSRLRPALIKILNFF, encoded by the coding sequence ATGGGAACAATAACCTGCCGCCAATGTAATAGCCGGATGGATCAAAAAGAGTTTGTAAATAACTTTAAAGTATGTCTTAAATGTGGGCACCACAGTCCCTTGACGGCTTTAGAAAGAATAGACCTTACTGTTGATGAGGATAGTTTCAGGGAGCTGGCTTCTAATATTAATTCTTTGGATTTTTTAAAATTCCAGGATATTAAGCCTTATTCTGATAGGCTGGTAGAAGCCCGGTCTAAAAGTGGAATGGATGAAGCCATTATGGTGGGAACAGCCCGGCTGGACAACCGGCCCATAGCTTTAGGGGTCATGGATTTTGCCTATATGGGGGGTAGTATGGGCAGTGTAGTTGGGGAAAAGATTAAGCTGTTAAGTGATCATGCTATCAAAGATAGGCTTCCTTTAATCATAATTACCGCTTCCGGAGGAGCCCGGATGCAGGAAGGGATCATGTCCTTGATGCAGATGGCAAAAACAGTTTCCTGCATCCGAAGGCTGGGCGAGGAAAGGCTGCCTTTCTTTTCAGTAATTACCCACCCTACTACCGGGGGGGTAAGTGCCAGTTTTGCTTCTATTGCAGATATTATTATAGCTGAGCCCGGTGCCTTATTCTGTTTTGCAGGTCCGCGTGTGGTTCAGCAAACTATAAAAAAAGACCTTCCCCCTGATTTCGGGACAGCTGAAAGGGATTTGTCACATGGTTTGATTGATATTATTGTAGAAAGAAGCCGGTTAAGACCTGCCCTTATAAAAATATTAAATTTTTTCTAA
- a CDS encoding acetyl-CoA carboxylase carboxyltransferase subunit alpha: MELKDLKNIPGHYLKDTLKAFLRLEKLKEFSLFRSSHFTQAEKELLDKVQNYRKVEKGALKVWNIVQLSRDERRPQTLDYIKGIFDDFVELKGDRLGQDDQSIITGLARLGTLTVAVVGHNKGRDIKERVKYNFGMSSPSGYRKSQRIMNMAQKFNFPVITFIDTPGAYPAIEAEDQGQATAIAKSIELMFEITVPVITILIGEGGSGGALAMAIGNRVMMLQNSTYSVISPEGCAAILWKDPAGSKLAARALKITAKDLYRLGIIDKVIPEPWGGAQNNMPRTVRIVKKYLGLSLRELLDKKGSQLKKERAEKFESMGFFSEPPNSQ; the protein is encoded by the coding sequence ATGGAATTAAAGGATTTAAAAAACATACCAGGACACTATTTAAAAGATACGCTAAAAGCTTTTTTGAGACTGGAAAAACTAAAAGAATTTTCTTTGTTTAGAAGTTCCCATTTTACGCAGGCTGAAAAAGAATTATTGGATAAGGTACAAAACTACAGGAAAGTGGAAAAAGGGGCTTTAAAAGTTTGGAATATTGTTCAACTGTCCAGGGATGAAAGAAGGCCTCAGACCCTGGATTACATTAAAGGAATATTTGATGATTTTGTAGAGCTTAAAGGAGATCGTCTAGGCCAGGATGACCAATCAATAATTACAGGTTTGGCCCGGCTTGGCACCCTTACTGTAGCCGTGGTAGGCCATAATAAGGGTAGGGATATCAAAGAAAGAGTAAAATATAATTTTGGTATGAGCAGTCCATCTGGGTATAGGAAATCACAAAGGATAATGAATATGGCCCAAAAGTTTAATTTTCCAGTGATTACTTTTATAGATACTCCGGGAGCTTATCCGGCCATAGAAGCCGAAGATCAAGGGCAGGCAACAGCGATCGCAAAAAGCATAGAGCTTATGTTTGAAATTACTGTACCGGTCATAACTATACTGATTGGGGAAGGAGGCAGCGGAGGTGCCCTGGCTATGGCCATTGGCAATAGGGTTATGATGCTGCAGAATTCCACCTATTCAGTAATATCCCCGGAAGGGTGCGCTGCTATTCTGTGGAAGGATCCTGCAGGTTCCAAATTAGCGGCCAGGGCCTTAAAAATAACGGCTAAAGATCTTTACCGTTTAGGAATAATTGATAAGGTAATACCTGAGCCTTGGGGAGGGGCTCAAAACAATATGCCTAGAACGGTGAGAATTGTTAAAAAGTATTTGGGGCTTAGCCTGAGGGAATTATTGGATAAAAAAGGAAGTCAGTTAAAAAAGGAAAGAGCAGAAAAATTTGAATCTATGGGTTTTTTTTCAGAGCCGCCTAATTCCCAATAA
- a CDS encoding protein kinase, producing the protein MDQSVLVANRYKIINKIASGGMADVYLAQDTKLDRKVAVKILAENYAQNKNFVARFKHEAQILAKLNHPNIVMVYDWGQYNGSYFICMEYIEGYSLKEIIDRRGIILPREAARYGIQICQALEAAHSNSLIHRDIKPQNILITLENTVKVTDFGIAKEAIDDATKTMNIIGTANYISPEQAMGKSLDARSDIYSLGVVLYEMITADLPFRGESSVDISLKHINEIPAKPSLMVPDIPLPLERIVMRCLQKDRENRYPSISHLKKDLFRYLEARPLSIDQVSLKKTGLRSRWFRKTVGPLKVLDLILMAATLILAITTIFFALNFIKIKSYNEPYQLPDLAGMDYSTVRHFLSENKIEIEAEYQYNETITEDTIISQKPPALTMMDGPGTVNVVVSQGPEPKPITVPNLIGLSMEEAKDIINSLQLEVGIIDEETSSPGSDTKIIGQEPSYGQIIEKGSEINVTIGTGPQMVTIPNIIGEDYPYVASQLQSLGLNLDTEMVTHYSYTPGSVIETLPQPGSAVEIGSIVKIYIATNQEMVNVPNLYQMNLTQAAEALGSITLKYEVKEITSAYSVQKGLILFQYPAAGDSVFLNSTVIIFIGN; encoded by the coding sequence ATGGATCAATCTGTTCTGGTAGCCAACAGGTATAAAATAATCAATAAAATAGCCAGCGGAGGCATGGCTGATGTATATCTGGCCCAAGATACCAAGCTGGACCGCAAAGTTGCTGTTAAAATATTAGCCGAAAACTATGCCCAAAACAAAAATTTTGTGGCCAGATTTAAACATGAAGCCCAGATACTGGCTAAACTTAACCATCCCAATATAGTTATGGTTTATGACTGGGGCCAGTATAATGGATCCTATTTTATCTGTATGGAATATATTGAAGGTTACAGCCTAAAGGAAATAATTGACAGAAGAGGCATTATTTTACCCCGGGAAGCGGCCAGATATGGAATACAGATATGCCAGGCTTTGGAAGCAGCACACAGCAATAGCCTTATCCATCGTGACATTAAACCTCAAAACATATTGATAACTTTGGAAAATACAGTCAAGGTAACTGACTTTGGAATTGCCAAAGAAGCCATAGATGATGCTACCAAAACCATGAATATAATTGGTACCGCTAACTATATATCACCAGAACAGGCTATGGGAAAATCCTTGGATGCCCGCTCTGATATATATTCCCTGGGAGTAGTCTTGTATGAAATGATTACTGCGGACCTTCCTTTTAGGGGCGAAAGCAGCGTGGATATAAGCTTAAAACATATTAATGAGATTCCGGCCAAACCCTCCTTGATGGTACCGGATATTCCCTTGCCTTTGGAAAGAATAGTTATGCGGTGTCTCCAGAAGGACCGGGAAAATAGATATCCTTCAATTAGCCATTTAAAAAAGGACCTTTTCCGGTATCTTGAAGCCAGGCCTCTTTCCATAGATCAAGTAAGTTTGAAAAAAACTGGTCTCCGGTCTCGGTGGTTTAGGAAGACAGTGGGTCCCCTAAAAGTGTTGGATTTAATTTTGATGGCAGCAACCCTGATATTGGCCATTACCACCATATTTTTTGCATTAAATTTCATTAAAATTAAAAGCTACAATGAACCTTATCAGCTTCCTGATCTGGCAGGTATGGACTACAGCACTGTTAGGCATTTTTTATCTGAAAATAAAATAGAGATTGAGGCTGAGTATCAATATAATGAAACTATAACTGAAGATACCATAATTTCACAAAAGCCCCCTGCTTTAACCATGATGGACGGACCTGGCACGGTAAATGTAGTGGTAAGCCAGGGGCCAGAGCCTAAACCAATAACTGTTCCCAACCTAATCGGTTTGAGCATGGAGGAAGCAAAAGATATTATAAACAGCCTGCAGTTAGAGGTGGGTATTATAGACGAAGAAACTTCCAGCCCAGGGAGCGATACCAAGATCATAGGACAGGAACCCTCTTACGGGCAGATAATAGAAAAGGGCAGCGAGATCAATGTTACTATAGGAACAGGACCTCAAATGGTAACTATACCTAATATTATAGGAGAGGATTACCCCTATGTGGCCAGCCAGCTACAATCATTGGGACTAAATTTAGATACAGAAATGGTAACCCATTACAGCTATACTCCAGGGTCAGTAATAGAAACCCTGCCTCAGCCTGGTTCTGCGGTAGAAATAGGCAGCATTGTAAAAATTTATATTGCCACCAACCAGGAAATGGTTAATGTTCCCAATCTTTATCAAATGAACCTTACCCAGGCAGCAGAAGCTCTGGGCTCTATCACCCTTAAATACGAAGTGAAAGAAATTACCTCCGCATATTCAGTGCAAAAAGGTTTAATTCTATTCCAATATCCTGCGGCTGGGGATTCTGTATTTTTAAACTCCACCGTAATCATATTTATTGGGAATTAG
- a CDS encoding Stp1/IreP family PP2C-type Ser/Thr phosphatase yields MEYFSLTDIGNYREKNEDSLYADSNLFLVADGMGGHKAGEIASKTALEVFTKNFYNQKLNIKNLAPPSITQLMIQCAQFSNREVYRLSEENPQYSGMGTTLTACYISDLTAYVLNVGDSRLYLKKGKEVTLKTYDQTLAGELYKKGEISYDQAFSHPQKNILTQVVGMNSDLKPQSFQLNLNQGDTLLLCTDGLNSMLKDQMIGKIMNKQKTLSAMGQSLVEHAKRQGGYDNITLIIIRI; encoded by the coding sequence ATGGAATACTTTTCACTTACTGACATAGGTAACTACCGGGAAAAAAACGAAGACAGCTTGTATGCAGACTCTAATTTGTTTTTAGTAGCAGACGGTATGGGCGGCCATAAAGCAGGGGAAATAGCCAGCAAGACAGCCCTAGAGGTATTTACTAAGAATTTTTATAACCAGAAATTAAATATCAAAAACCTGGCTCCCCCCTCTATTACTCAATTAATGATACAATGCGCCCAATTTTCTAATCGTGAGGTTTACAGGCTCTCAGAAGAAAACCCCCAGTATAGCGGAATGGGAACTACTTTAACTGCCTGCTATATTTCAGATTTAACCGCTTATGTCCTTAATGTAGGCGATAGCAGGCTATATTTAAAAAAAGGCAAAGAAGTGACACTGAAAACTTATGACCAAACGCTGGCGGGGGAATTATATAAAAAAGGGGAAATCAGCTACGACCAGGCCTTTAGCCATCCGCAAAAAAATATACTTACCCAGGTAGTAGGTATGAATTCTGATTTAAAGCCGCAAAGCTTTCAGTTGAACTTGAATCAGGGAGATACCCTGCTTCTGTGCACAGATGGTCTAAATTCTATGCTAAAAGACCAAATGATTGGCAAAATTATGAACAAACAGAAAACCCTTTCTGCTATGGGGCAAAGCCTAGTAGAACACGCCAAGCGCCAAGGCGGCTATGATAATATTACTTTGATAATAATAAGAATATAA